The following proteins are co-located in the Bathymodiolus thermophilus thioautotrophic gill symbiont genome:
- a CDS encoding McrB family protein, with translation MKQEFYDYLISIGKRPNTANSYRSAINGISQDYSQRIGEEINVYEIQEQDKINGISQKYSLNGDYANVGNNGNGTWRCAIARYSEFFANRGNITINKIKQESTYEDNQIISTLGVKMCASPLNQILYGPPGTGKTYSTVNKALDILLGENRNSDINSIGKLKEKFGSQVEFVTFHQSFSYEDFVEGLKAKTDDGDLSYEIESGIFKEICENSKGQQKIKLKLDDMEFNDYLTVGQQFITITGQGFEIVNIDDKIKIKNSKDKEYTLSRNSILEYLKRQDFHETHGHYSYQPKIAKYIFEKIDKNSLEESVLKPHVLIIDEINRGNISRIFGELITLIEPSKRAGESEVISVKLPYSKEDFSVPNNLYIIGTMNTADRSLTMMDTALRRRFDFIEMAPDVGLVKGDFDGIKVGEILDFINQRIEILYDREHLIGHSFLMGIDDLRGLRNVFKNKILPLLEEYFYDDFENIRKVLNDKEGKFYQKIEVDESLFFDDENIQKDSYKKANIDELTAEDFQQIYKNKDE, from the coding sequence TTGAAACAAGAATTTTACGATTATCTTATTAGTATAGGTAAGCGGCCTAATACTGCTAATTCATATAGAAGTGCCATTAACGGCATATCACAAGATTATTCTCAAAGGATTGGCGAAGAGATCAATGTTTATGAAATCCAAGAGCAAGACAAAATTAATGGAATATCTCAAAAATATAGCCTAAATGGGGACTATGCAAATGTTGGAAATAATGGGAATGGAACATGGAGGTGCGCCATTGCTAGATATTCTGAATTCTTCGCTAACAGAGGCAATATCACCATTAACAAAATCAAGCAAGAATCTACTTACGAAGACAATCAAATTATTTCCACGCTTGGTGTGAAAATGTGTGCCTCTCCACTAAACCAAATTTTATACGGACCACCTGGCACAGGAAAAACTTATTCAACCGTCAATAAGGCACTTGATATTTTGTTAGGCGAAAATCGTAATTCTGACATTAATAGTATTGGCAAGTTAAAAGAGAAATTTGGCTCACAAGTTGAATTTGTAACCTTTCATCAAAGTTTCAGCTATGAGGATTTTGTAGAAGGACTGAAAGCAAAAACTGATGATGGGGATTTGTCTTACGAAATTGAAAGCGGCATTTTTAAAGAAATTTGTGAAAATTCAAAGGGGCAACAAAAAATAAAGCTTAAGTTAGATGATATGGAATTTAATGATTATTTGACAGTCGGTCAACAATTTATAACAATTACAGGGCAAGGGTTTGAAATAGTAAATATTGATGACAAGATAAAAATAAAAAATTCTAAAGATAAAGAATATACTTTATCAAGAAATTCAATATTGGAATATTTGAAAAGACAAGATTTTCATGAGACCCATGGACATTATTCTTATCAACCAAAGATTGCAAAGTATATTTTTGAAAAAATAGACAAAAATTCTTTGGAAGAATCTGTATTAAAACCCCATGTTTTAATTATTGATGAAATCAACCGTGGTAATATCTCACGGATTTTTGGCGAGTTGATAACTTTGATTGAGCCGAGCAAGCGAGCAGGGGAAAGTGAAGTTATATCGGTTAAATTACCGTATTCAAAAGAAGATTTTTCGGTGCCAAATAATTTGTATATTATTGGCACGATGAACACGGCGGATAGGAGTTTGACGATGATGGATACGGCGCTTAGAAGACGGTTTGATTTTATTGAAATGGCACCTGATGTTGGTTTGGTTAAAGGTGATTTTGATGGTATTAAGGTTGGTGAAATCTTAGATTTTATCAATCAAAGGATTGAGATTTTATACGACCGAGAGCATTTAATTGGGCATTCATTTTTGATGGGTATTGATGATTTGCGTGGGTTAAGAAATGTTTTTAAAAATAAAATTTTGCCACTTTTAGAGGAATATTTTTATGATGATTTTGAGAATATTAGAAAAGTTTTGAATGATAAAGAGGGTAAGTTTTATCAAAAAATAGAAGTTGACGAGTCGTTGTTTTTTGACGATGAAAATATTCAAAAAGACAGTTATAAAAAAGCCAATATTGACGAATTAACAGCGGAAGATTTTCAGCAAATTTATAAAAATAAAGATGAATGA
- a CDS encoding beta strand repeat-containing protein, translating into MSCLVSLPTEDGGLYHIVADAFFTLEDGTQVVYFYGEQSIVSTESGAVRTSGNQSFFNVVTSNIGIVSAVVVAAIVAVVSSSGSDNNDDDTPLTFTFADTGGFTSSVVITVSGVKEGETWQYSIDGGAYYTNGIGNSFTLVEGTHAANAIKIKLTDATGKVSEITNTSPIVVDTTAPSFISSTTVGVRTNTDASEVIYKAVATDNNIVTYALEDGNQKDKFTISERGELKYKQKQTTIHDDDKVTIIATDTAGNETKQLVTISVKDFVLSTTVAWDNIGGNDSINIEELAMATLGGTVTGININSIVITSITFKREGTDTTYTLDANLLPSINDDNTWTLVNNDTWTSQLENGNYIVTVKLSGNDGNVTGQEIVRAVTIDKIAPTMPTFDFTDTGLLGDGITKNGVITVGNLQSGITWQYSINHGTSFTNGEGSSFTLAEGTYVRKDIQVRQTDVVGNVSIASNIAPIVVDATSPVTPKLTFVNTGSLDDDITKDGVITVGDLESGITWQYSVDGGTNFTNGEGSSFTLVEGTYGANAIQIKQTDIAGNASDIVKIISPIVVDTTSPIFAQQSTTVDIFVNAPITTTVYNAQASVGDADRITYSIKNANTSKFSITDDTGIVTYKTIQTTVHNDDTFTIIATDIAGNATEQAVTVSVRPPATQGFVIDGQSIGQSVGTWNGWSVSSAGDVNGDGLDDLIVVDEVEGAAGKSYVVFGRTDKTTVSLLAIALGTSAGGFVMNGEAAVDKDGFSVSSAGDVNGDGLDDLIVGSPSAGAIASNAGKSYVVFGKANGAVVNLSVIASGMGGFVINGENTFDLSGSSVSSAGDVNGDGLDDLIVGADNASTVTSAYAGKSYVVFGKKGSTTAVNLSAIASGTGGFVINGENTFDLSGSSVSSAGDVNGDGLDDLIIGAKGARLTAGPLLTGKSYVVFGKMDNTTAVNLSAIVSGMGGFVINGENAQDYSGNSVSSAGDVNGDGLDDLIVGAHKADSASGSNAGKSYVVFGKKDNTAAVNLSTIASGVGGFVINGENANDKSGFSVSSAGDVNGDGLDDLIVGAYNPDGGSGTGKSYVVFGKTNGAAVNLSAIASDFGTGGFVINSESTNNKSGFSVSSAGDVNGDGLDDLIVGTVIEGVTSGIDAGKSYVVFGKTDTKAVNLADISKDEGAVAHAIDFQGDKREYIGTFTDELFVAGLGDNILIGGGGTDVFNAGAGDDTIIINSNNLDKLYSSILGSHLLARVDGGGGSDTLKLAGSNLNLDLSQIDNGRIQDIEIIDLTGSGDNILKLNLNDLLDISSETNTLKVVGNSGDKVDIEVMVYAFVKDSMQTEGNITYDIYSNINAPTAELWIAQDLTVF; encoded by the coding sequence TTGTCTTGCTTGGTTTCTCTGCCCACCGAAGACGGTGGGCTTTATCACATTGTTGCTGATGCCTTCTTTACTTTAGAAGACGGCACCCAAGTGGTGTATTTTTATGGCGAACAATCTATTGTTTCTACAGAATCTGGTGCAGTCCGTACAAGTGGCAATCAAAGTTTTTTTAATGTCGTTACTTCGAATATAGGAATTGTATCGGCGGTTGTGGTTGCAGCCATTGTGGCTGTTGTTAGTAGTAGTGGTAGTGATAATAATGACGATGATACACCGCTAACATTTACCTTTGCAGATACAGGTGGCTTTACCAGCAGTGTTGTGATTACTGTTAGTGGCGTGAAGGAAGGCGAAACTTGGCAGTATTCTATTGATGGTGGCGCTTATTATACCAATGGTATAGGTAATAGTTTTACGCTAGTTGAAGGCACTCATGCCGCCAATGCTATTAAGATTAAACTAACTGATGCAACTGGCAAAGTCTCAGAAATTACAAACACTTCTCCTATTGTTGTGGACACCACAGCCCCTTCATTTATCAGTTCAACTACTGTTGGTGTTAGAACAAACACCGATGCATCAGAAGTAATATATAAGGCAGTAGCAACAGACAATAATATAGTTACTTACGCTTTAGAAGATGGAAATCAAAAAGACAAATTTACGATTAGCGAGAGGGGTGAACTAAAATATAAGCAAAAACAAACAACAATACATGATGACGACAAAGTTACCATTATTGCTACTGATACTGCAGGTAATGAAACAAAGCAACTCGTTACTATATCGGTGAAAGATTTTGTTTTATCCACCACAGTTGCTTGGGATAATATTGGTGGTAATGATAGTATCAATATTGAAGAATTGGCAATGGCTACTTTGGGTGGTACAGTTACTGGCATAAATATTAACAGTATTGTTATTACCAGTATTACCTTTAAACGAGAGGGTACTGATACTACTTATACGCTTGACGCCAATCTTCTTCCGAGTATTAATGACGACAACACTTGGACTTTAGTCAATAACGACACTTGGACTTCGCAACTTGAAAACGGTAATTACATTGTTACTGTTAAATTATCTGGCAATGATGGCAATGTTACAGGTCAAGAAATAGTAAGGGCGGTAACGATTGACAAAATTGCGCCAACAATGCCAACATTTGACTTTACAGATACTGGTTTATTGGGTGATGGTATTACCAAAAATGGCGTGATTACTGTTGGTAATTTACAGTCAGGTATAACTTGGCAGTATTCTATTAATCATGGTACTAGCTTTACTAATGGCGAAGGCAGTAGTTTTACTCTGGCTGAAGGCACTTATGTCAGGAAGGACATTCAGGTTAGGCAAACTGATGTAGTTGGCAATGTCTCAATCGCCTCTAATATTGCGCCTATTGTTGTGGATGCTACCTCTCCAGTAACACCAAAGCTTACCTTTGTAAATACCGGTTCATTGGATGATGATATTACCAAAGATGGCGTGATTACTGTTGGTGATTTAGAGTCAGGTATAACTTGGCAGTATTCTGTTGATGGTGGCACAAACTTTACCAATGGCGAAGGCAGTAGTTTTACGCTGGTTGAAGGCACTTATGGTGCTAATGCCATTCAGATTAAACAAACTGATATAGCTGGTAATGCTTCAGACATCGTTAAAATTATTTCGCCTATTGTTGTGGACACTACAAGTCCAATATTTGCCCAACAATCTACTACAGTCGATATCTTTGTTAACGCCCCTATTACGACCACTGTTTATAACGCCCAAGCAAGCGTTGGCGATGCAGATCGTATCACTTATAGTATAAAAAATGCAAACACCAGTAAATTTTCAATTACTGATGATACTGGAATAGTCACTTACAAAACAATACAAACGACAGTGCATAATGATGACACATTTACCATTATTGCCACTGATATTGCAGGCAACGCAACAGAGCAAGCCGTTACTGTATCGGTGAGACCTCCTGCTACACAAGGCTTTGTTATTGATGGCCAGAGTATTGGTCAGAGTGTTGGCACTTGGAATGGTTGGTCAGTCTCCTCAGCAGGCGATGTCAATGGTGACGGCTTGGATGATTTGATTGTTGTTGATGAGGTTGAAGGCGCAGCAGGTAAATCTTATGTCGTATTCGGAAGAACTGACAAAACCACTGTTAGTTTATTGGCTATAGCTTTAGGTACGAGTGCGGGTGGCTTTGTTATGAATGGTGAGGCTGCTGTGGATAAAGATGGCTTCTCAGTCTCCTCAGCAGGCGATGTCAATGGCGACGGCTTGGATGATTTGATTGTTGGCTCTCCAAGTGCAGGTGCTATTGCCTCCAATGCAGGTAAATCTTATGTGGTATTTGGCAAGGCCAACGGAGCGGTCGTTAATTTATCAGTTATAGCCTCTGGTATGGGCGGCTTTGTTATCAATGGCGAGAATACTTTTGATCTAAGTGGCTCCTCAGTCTCCTCAGCAGGCGATGTCAATGGCGACGGCTTGGATGATTTGATTGTTGGTGCTGATAATGCATCTACTGTTACTTCCGCCTACGCAGGTAAGTCTTATGTGGTATTTGGCAAGAAGGGTAGCACAACTGCTGTTAATTTATCTGCCATAGCCTCTGGCACGGGCGGTTTTGTTATCAATGGCGAGAATACTTTTGATCTAAGTGGCTCCTCAGTCTCCTCAGCAGGCGATGTCAATGGCGACGGCTTGGATGATTTGATTATTGGTGCTAAAGGTGCAAGGCTTACTGCTGGTCCCCTCTTAACAGGTAAATCTTATGTGGTGTTTGGCAAGATGGATAACACAACTGCTGTTAATTTATCTGCCATAGTCTCTGGCATGGGTGGCTTTGTTATCAATGGCGAGAATGCTCAAGATTATAGCGGTAACTCAGTCTCCTCAGCAGGCGATGTCAATGGCGACGGCTTGGATGATTTGATTGTTGGTGCTCATAAGGCAGATTCCGCTTCTGGCTCCAACGCAGGTAAATCTTATGTGGTATTTGGCAAGAAGGATAACACAGCTGCTGTTAATTTATCTACCATAGCCTCTGGCGTGGGTGGCTTTGTTATCAATGGTGAGAATGCTAATGATAAAAGTGGCTTCTCAGTCTCCTCAGCAGGCGATGTCAATGGCGACGGCTTGGATGATTTGATTGTTGGTGCCTATAATCCTGATGGTGGCTCTGGTACGGGTAAATCTTATGTGGTATTTGGCAAGACCAACGGAGCTGCCGTTAATTTATCAGCTATAGCCTCAGACTTCGGTACAGGTGGCTTTGTTATTAATAGTGAGAGTACTAATAATAAAAGTGGCTTCTCAGTCTCCTCAGCAGGCGATGTCAATGGTGACGGCTTGGATGATTTGATTGTTGGCACTGTAATTGAAGGCGTTACTTCTGGAATCGACGCAGGTAAATCTTATGTGGTATTTGGAAAAACCGATACAAAGGCTGTTAATTTAGCAGATATTAGTAAGGACGAAGGTGCCGTTGCCCATGCAATTGATTTCCAAGGAGACAAGCGCGAATATATAGGCACTTTTACTGATGAGTTGTTTGTTGCTGGCTTAGGCGACAACATCTTAATAGGTGGCGGTGGCACCGATGTCTTTAATGCAGGCGCAGGTGATGACACCATTATTATTAATAGTAACAACCTTGATAAACTCTACAGCAGTATACTTGGTAGTCATTTACTCGCTCGTGTTGATGGCGGTGGCGGTAGTGATACACTAAAATTAGCAGGCAGCAACCTTAACCTAGACCTGAGTCAAATAGACAATGGTCGCATTCAAGACATTGAAATCATTGATTTGACAGGCTCAGGTGATAATATCTTGAAACTTAATCTCAATGACTTACTGGATATTTCCAGTGAAACCAACACTCTCAAAGTTGTTGGCAATTCAGGTGATAAAGTCGATATAGAAGTTATGGTCTATGCCTTTGTCAAGGATTCTATGCAAACAGAGGGTAATATCACTTATGATATTTATAGCAACATCAACGCCCCCACTGCAGAATTATGGATAGCACAAGACTTAACAGTGTTTTAA
- the polA gene encoding DNA polymerase I: MQQPYQFILLDGTAFLFRAYFSTLAQNLSNDEGFPTGAMFGVINAIKRLQHQHPAAKIIAIFDAKGKNFRHDIYPEYKAHRKPADEELIMQTEPLYEIVRAMGLHFICVDKVEADDVIATLATYADKQNIKTLIASSDKDLMQLVSANVFQLDMKGTLYDRQGVVEKMGVLPEQILDLLALTGDSADNIPGVPSVGPKTAVKWLEQFGSIEGVKANAEQIKGKVGEKLRENFDLLALSYRLVQLKFDVPLPCDILDDEPDADNAKLSSLYQQYGFKVWFQQLGHSAPPETLAPTTPLAETPQVAQPKADWLDQYTQTVVFNQGDFEHLVARLEQCKSFVFDLETTSLDYMNAHIVGWVFLVDKDSFYIPVGHDYLDAPQQLDSHTVLNQLKPILENAAIGKVGQNLKYDAHVLANYHLELNGIIDDTMLKSYCLNSVATRHNMDDLSVFYLQHETIHFADVAGKGKKQLPFNQVNIDIAAPYACEDVIVTHKLNETLAHELVKYPDLYKLYLQVELPLIPVLVTMERNGVALDSQALNTQQIDVAKQMTAIQTQAFELAGDAFNLESPKQIQQILFSAEGLGLEPKKKTPKGAPSTNEEALKLLDHPLVDLILSYRTLAKLNSTYLEALPKQLDLTTKRLHTSYHQAVTATGRLSSANPNLQNIPIRTEQGARIRGAFIAQTGNVIIAADYSQIELRIMAHISQDAHLLDAFNNDMDVHRTTASMMFNIPIEQVTSDHRRKAKAINFGLIYGMSAFGLAKQIEVSRTEAKQYIDAYFANYPAVAKYMETTKEIAKTQGYVETILGRRLYLPQINAKNKMLQQHALRTAINAPMQGSSADIIKKAMLDIHIWIGTNNPDIKMIMQVHDELVFEVNANKATEFSHKIQNLMEVTHPLTIPLKVDIGIGNSWQEAH, from the coding sequence ATGCAACAACCTTATCAATTTATCTTATTAGACGGAACTGCCTTTTTATTCCGAGCGTATTTCTCCACCCTTGCACAAAATTTAAGCAATGACGAGGGCTTTCCAACCGGTGCTATGTTTGGTGTGATAAACGCCATTAAGCGCTTACAACATCAGCACCCAGCAGCAAAGATAATTGCAATTTTTGATGCCAAGGGAAAGAATTTTCGCCATGATATTTACCCAGAATACAAAGCACACAGAAAACCAGCTGATGAAGAACTTATCATGCAAACTGAGCCATTGTATGAGATTGTGCGTGCCATGGGACTGCATTTTATTTGTGTTGACAAAGTTGAAGCGGATGATGTCATTGCAACATTAGCAACTTATGCAGATAAGCAAAATATCAAAACATTGATTGCCAGTAGTGATAAGGATTTAATGCAGTTGGTGAGTGCTAATGTTTTTCAATTAGACATGAAAGGCACTTTGTACGACCGCCAAGGTGTGGTTGAAAAAATGGGCGTTCTCCCTGAGCAAATCTTAGATTTGTTGGCACTTACTGGCGATAGTGCAGACAATATCCCCGGCGTGCCAAGCGTTGGCCCAAAAACGGCGGTTAAATGGCTAGAACAATTTGGTTCAATTGAAGGCGTTAAAGCCAATGCCGAGCAAATTAAGGGCAAAGTGGGCGAAAAATTGCGTGAGAATTTTGATTTATTGGCGTTGTCCTATCGCTTGGTTCAACTCAAATTTGATGTGCCTTTGCCATGCGATATTTTGGACGATGAGCCAGATGCTGATAACGCAAAATTGTCCAGTCTTTACCAACAATACGGATTTAAAGTCTGGTTTCAACAATTGGGACACAGCGCCCCCCCTGAAACACTTGCCCCAACAACCCCATTAGCAGAAACGCCCCAAGTCGCCCAACCTAAAGCCGATTGGCTGGATCAATACACGCAAACAGTTGTCTTTAATCAAGGAGATTTTGAGCATTTAGTAGCACGGTTAGAGCAGTGTAAAAGTTTTGTATTTGACCTAGAAACCACCTCACTTGATTATATGAATGCACACATTGTTGGCTGGGTATTTTTGGTGGACAAGGACAGTTTTTACATTCCCGTTGGACACGATTATTTAGATGCGCCACAGCAATTAGATAGCCACACAGTGCTTAATCAATTAAAACCAATTTTGGAAAACGCTGCCATCGGCAAAGTCGGACAGAATCTAAAATACGATGCCCATGTTTTGGCGAATTATCACCTTGAGTTAAATGGCATTATCGATGACACCATGCTGAAATCTTATTGCCTAAACTCAGTTGCCACTCGGCACAATATGGATGATTTGAGCGTGTTTTATCTACAACACGAAACCATCCATTTTGCCGATGTGGCTGGCAAAGGCAAAAAACAACTCCCATTTAATCAAGTAAACATTGACATTGCCGCCCCTTACGCCTGTGAAGATGTGATTGTAACGCACAAACTTAACGAAACATTGGCACACGAATTGGTGAAATACCCAGATTTATACAAACTTTATCTACAAGTAGAATTGCCCCTCATCCCCGTTCTGGTAACAATGGAGCGCAACGGCGTCGCCCTAGATTCCCAAGCACTTAACACCCAGCAAATTGATGTTGCCAAGCAAATGACAGCCATTCAAACCCAAGCATTTGAACTCGCAGGCGATGCTTTTAACCTAGAATCACCCAAGCAAATTCAGCAAATTTTATTCAGCGCAGAAGGTCTTGGGCTAGAACCCAAGAAAAAAACCCCTAAAGGCGCCCCCTCAACCAACGAAGAAGCCCTCAAACTCTTAGATCACCCCTTGGTAGATTTGATTCTAAGCTACCGCACACTGGCAAAACTTAATTCCACCTACCTTGAAGCATTGCCCAAACAACTAGATTTAACCACCAAACGCCTACACACCTCCTACCATCAAGCCGTTACCGCCACAGGTCGATTGTCCTCCGCCAATCCAAATTTGCAAAACATCCCCATCCGCACCGAACAAGGCGCCCGCATCCGTGGTGCCTTTATTGCCCAAACAGGCAATGTGATTATCGCCGCTGATTACTCACAAATTGAGTTACGCATTATGGCGCATATTTCCCAAGATGCACACCTCCTAGATGCATTTAACAACGATATGGATGTCCACCGCACCACCGCATCAATGATGTTCAATATCCCCATCGAACAAGTTACCAGCGACCATCGCCGCAAAGCCAAAGCCATTAATTTCGGCCTAATCTACGGTATGAGTGCCTTCGGTCTTGCCAAGCAAATCGAAGTCTCCCGCACCGAAGCCAAACAATATATTGACGCCTATTTTGCCAACTACCCCGCCGTCGCAAAATACATGGAAACCACCAAAGAAATCGCCAAAACCCAAGGCTATGTCGAAACAATCCTCGGCAGACGCCTATACCTCCCCCAAATCAACGCCAAAAATAAAATGCTCCAACAGCACGCCCTCCGTACCGCCATCAACGCCCCAATGCAAGGATCCTCAGCCGATATTATTAAAAAAGCTATGCTTGATATCCACATCTGGATCGGCACCAACAACCCTGATATCAAAATGATTATGCAAGTCCACGACGAACTGGTATTCGAAGTCAACGCCAACAAAGCCACCGAATTTTCCCACAAAATCCAAAACCTAATGGAAGTCACCCACCCCCTCACCATCCCCCTTAAAGTTGATATCGGCATCGGCAACTCTTGGCAAGAAGCCCACTAA